In Paludibaculum fermentans, the genomic stretch ACCGCCCACCGCAGCCAACCCCGGAGGAGGGCGGACGCCCTCGTCCGCGCCGGACCCCCTGGTCTGGCCCCCTCAGTCGTAGAACGGATCGCAGTCAAGCCTCTGCCCGGTCAAGCACCAAGCACCGCCCACCGCAGCCAACCCCGGAGGAGGGCGGACGCCCTCGTCCGCGCCGGACCCCCTGGTCTGGCACCCCCTCACACCTTGTACTTGTCGTAGTCGAACCGCTCCGCCGTCAGGTGCAGCATCTCCTCGCCGGCCTTCACCAGGTACGGGCTCTTCAGCGGAGTCCTCGGGAAGTCGCTCAACTTCCGGGGCACCGCCCGCCCGTCCACCCACTCATACACCGGCACGTCCCACGGATTGAACGTATCCGACAGCCCGCGTTCCTTCGCGATCCGGTACAGGTGAACATTCCCCGGCTCATGCCCGCCTAGCCACAGCCCGATCAGGTCCAGCCGGAACTTGTCCTTGCCGAACATCACCAGGTTCGTCAGGTAGTCGTTGCCGATATCGAAGCCGTCCCCATCGCGGCCATAGATGCCCTCAATCATCGACAGGCCCGTCTTCAGCACGCTCTGGTTGTCGCAGGTCTTGTGCGCCCAGATCTCCTGCGCGATCGGCGAGACCTTCTGCTCCTCCGGCACGTTGTACCGTTCATACCCGATCCGCCGGTGGTTCTCAAAGAAGGTCTCCACCCGCCGCTCCACGTTCTGTGCGATGTTCTCCTTCATGTGGTCCGGACAGCCGGTCACCATCGACCAGCCCGGACAGAACCGCACATACGGCAGCACCACCAGGCCCTGCTCGTTCTTCACCGACTGGGTCAGGCACATGCTGTGGCCCTTCCACTTGGCGATGTTCAGCAGCCAGGTATCGCTCTCGTTCGTCGGAGCGAAGTGCGGGATCCTCTTATAGACCACCGCGTCCGGCACCGTGCTCCACACCACGTCCGGGTTCTTCCGCTTCGTGTCGAACCGCTGCTCCGGCTCATTCGATCGCACCCCATGCCGCTGGTGAATGTCCATGAACCCGCGGTAGTGCCAGCCGTAGTAGAGGTTCGCCTCGGCAAAGTGGAACCGCTTCAGGCCCAGCTCCTTCAGCCCCAGGATCAGGCCTTCGTAGAAGTCCGGATCCGTGCCCGTGCCCCAGTTGTCCACATCGGGCCGCCGGCTCCGTACACTCGTGATGTTCGGCTTCAGCAGGATCTTGTGGCTGATCGGAATCCCGCCCTCGGGCTTCGGCACGAAGATCTCACGAGCCAGTTGCAGGCCCTCCTGCAGCTTGCGCGCCGAGTCCATCTTCTGCGGCACCTTCGTCCGTCGGATGAACACTGCCTTCGGGTTGGCCTCAATGAAGGAATGCAGGCCGAAATATGGCGCCTGTCGCAGCAGAGTCCCAGCGGCTGCGGAGGCTAGAAACTCCCGTCGGGAAGTAGTCATCGCCCAAGCTCCTCTAGGTAGATAATGGCGCTTCGGCCCGCCTGTTTCAAGTTAATCTCCATCCGGCCCGTCCTCGGCATCAGCGTCAGGGGCTGCTTCTCCGGCCGCGCCGGGTCGATCATCGACGCGCTGCGGTACCGCCCCCGGAAGCTGATCAGGAAGTCGTGGTTGGGTGGATTGCCATATGAGGTCAGCACCGCCGCCAGTTGCTTCGGCCCGGTCCGGTGCAGCACCACCTGGATCGTGTCCGCCGCCCACAGCCGCACATCCAGGTTCTTCGGCCCGTCCGTGGGTGCGCTCTTCTCCGCATAGGCGTCCTTCAGATCCAGCGCGAAGGTGCCCGGGTCCAGCACCGGGTCATGATAGCCATACACCAGCCCGCGCCCCAGCGCGTACTTGTCGCGCTCCTCCTCTGACTCGATCTTCCGGCCGCCCGTCCACCACCGCGTCTTGTCCCCCTCCGCCGGAGCCGCCAGCACCGTGCCGCCCGCGGCCGCAAACCGCTTCAGGTTCGCAATCACGGGGGCCGGCAAAGGAACATTCGCCGCCACCACCACATCGACCTGCGCAGGGGACAGCGCCGGCACCTGGGACGCCGCCACCACCTGTGGACAGAGATTGCGCCGGTACGCCAGGTTCAGAACCTCGCCGGACTGCTCCAGGTCGCCCGCGATCACCAGCGTTCGGGCGTACCCCGGCTTCTGCACCACCTCCCGGTGGGCCGCCTGGAACGCCGCCAGTTTCGCCAGTTCTTTCCAGCCGGAGGTCATCCGCGCTTCGCCCGCCAGCAGGCCCTTCCGGAAACTCTCCGGGACGGACAGCACCACATAGCCCCCCGCCGCGTACGCGTCCGCCAGCACAACCTCCATTGCCCGAGGCGGCAGACTCCTAGTCTCTGGTACGCCCGCATCCTTGTCCGGCCGGTAGCCGAGCACCGCCGGCCGGTTGGGGTACATCGCCCGCAGATACGCCACCAGCGAGGCGTTCGCGTTCAGCCACACGGCCTCGGTAGCTCCGGACGCACCCGGATCCCGCGGCGCAATCCCGGGCCACACCCCGCTCCGCAACACCGCCAAAGCCGGCGCCACAGCCCAGCCGAGCTGCTCGGGCTTCAGGTAGACCACCGCGACGAAGCCCGCCTGCGCCTTCACGAACGCCTGGAATGCCGCCGCTTCGCCCACCGCCTGGACCGCCGCGCCCGCGTAGCCCGCCGCCTTGGCCGTCTCCAGCGCAGCCGCCAGCGCCTCAATCGATCCGCCCGCCGACGCCTCGAACAGCAGCGTCATGCCCGCCGCCTTCGCGGCAGTCGCCGCCTCCGGCGTTGTCGAGATGAGCGTCTTGACGCCCAACTCCTTCAGCAGTCCGACAGTCTTCCCGTTGGCTTCCGGCCAATAGGCAATGAGACCCTGTTGCGGGTCCACCAATCCCGGAGCGGCGCAGACCAGGTTCGCCGCGCACAACAGCGTGGCCATCAGTCTGCTCCACCTCATTGTGCGAATACCTTCAGGGTCTTCCCGTACGAGTAGTCCTTCCAGTCCGGCGCCGCGATCCCGTTCAAGTCCCAGACGACGACGCCCTTCCGCACCGTCAGCTCCGCCACAAAGCGCTGCGTGCCGGGATACCTCGCTCCGGCGCCGTCCAGGAAACCGAAGTGGCCCTTCTCCACCTGCAGCACGGCGATATCCGCCTCGGCGCCCACGTCTAGGTTGCCGAGCTCCGTCCGTTGGATCTCCTTCGCCGGATTCCAGGTGGACAACCGGATCACGTCATCCACCGGCAGGCCCAGGGCCAGCATCTTCGACATCACGTTCATCATGTCCTTCATGCCGGCATTGATACTCCCCATGTGCAGGTCCGTCGACACTGTATCCGGGAAGAACTTCTCCTGGATCGCCGGCAGCGCCACCGGCCAGTAGA encodes the following:
- a CDS encoding DUF362 domain-containing protein, coding for MTTSRREFLASAAAGTLLRQAPYFGLHSFIEANPKAVFIRRTKVPQKMDSARKLQEGLQLAREIFVPKPEGGIPISHKILLKPNITSVRSRRPDVDNWGTGTDPDFYEGLILGLKELGLKRFHFAEANLYYGWHYRGFMDIHQRHGVRSNEPEQRFDTKRKNPDVVWSTVPDAVVYKRIPHFAPTNESDTWLLNIAKWKGHSMCLTQSVKNEQGLVVLPYVRFCPGWSMVTGCPDHMKENIAQNVERRVETFFENHRRIGYERYNVPEEQKVSPIAQEIWAHKTCDNQSVLKTGLSMIEGIYGRDGDGFDIGNDYLTNLVMFGKDKFRLDLIGLWLGGHEPGNVHLYRIAKERGLSDTFNPWDVPVYEWVDGRAVPRKLSDFPRTPLKSPYLVKAGEEMLHLTAERFDYDKYKV